One window of the Falco biarmicus isolate bFalBia1 chromosome 2, bFalBia1.pri, whole genome shotgun sequence genome contains the following:
- the RDX gene encoding radixin: MPKPINVRVTTMDAELEFAIQPNTTGKQLFDQVVKTVGLREVWFFGLQYVDSKGYSTWLKLNKKVTQQDVRKENPLQFKFRAKFFPEDVSEELIQEITQRLFFLQVKEAILNDEIYCPPETAVLLASYAVQSKYGDYSKEIHKLGYLANDRLLPQRVLEQHKLTKEQWEERIQNWHEEHRGMLREDSMMEYLKIAQDLEMYGVNYFEIKNKKGTELWLGVDALGLNIYEHDDKLTPKIGFPWSEIRNISFNDKKFVIKPIDKKAPDFVFYAPRLRINKRILALCMGNHELYMRRRKPDTIEVQQMKAQAREEKHQKQLERAQLENEKKKREMAEKEKERIEREKEELMERLRQIEEQTMKAQKELEEQTRRALELDQERKRAKEEAERLEKERRAAEEAKAALAKQAADQMKNQEQLAAELAEFTAKIALLEEAKKKKEEEASEWQHKAFAAQEDLEKTKEELKSVMSAPPPPPPPPVIPPTENEHDEHDENNAEASAELSSDGVMNHRSEEERVTETQKNERVKKQLQALSSELAQARDETKKTQNDVLHAENVKAGRDKYKTLRQIRQGNTKQRIDEFEAM, from the exons atgccaaaacCA atcAATGTCAGAGTAACCACAATGGATGCAGAGTTGGAATTTGCCATCCAGCCCAATACAACAGGCAAGCAGCTCTTTGATCAG GTGGTGAAAACTGTTGGTCTACGTGAGGTCTGGTTTTTTGGGCTACAGTATGTGGACAGCAAAGGCTACTCAACTTGGCTGAAGCTAAATAAAAAG GTAACACAGCAAGatgtaaggaaagaaaaccctTTGCAGTTTAAATTCAGGGCCAAGTTTTTTCCAGAGGATGTATCTGAAGAGTTAATTCAGGAAATAACTCAGAGACTTTTCTTCCTGCAAGTCAAAGAAGCGATCTTAAATGATGAAATATATTGCCCACCAGAAACCGCAGTTCTTCTGGCTTCTTATGCTGTCCAGTCCAAGTATGGAGATTACAGTAAGGAGATACATAAACTAGGCTACCTAGCGAATGACAGACTTCTCCCTCAGCG GGTGTTAGAACAGCACAAACTGACAAAAGAACAGTGGGAAGAAAGGATACAAAACTGGCACGAAGAGCACAGAGGAATGTTAAG GGAAGATTCTATGATGGAATACCTTAAGATAGCACAAGACTTGGAAATGTATGGAGTCaactattttgaaataaagaataaaaaaggaactGAATTGTGGCTAGGAGTTGATGCTTTGGGTCTGAATATTTATGAGCATGATGATAA gCTGACACCCAAGATTGGTTTCCCTTGGAGTGAAATAAGAAACATCTCTTTTAACGACAAAAAATTTGTCATAAAGCCAATTGACAAAAAGGCCCCT gattttgttttttatgcACCCCGACTGAGAATTAACAAGCGAATTTTGGCACTGTGTATGGGAAATCATGAATTGTacatgaggaggaggaaaccTGATACAATTGAAGTGCAACAGATGAAGGCCCAAGCTAGAGAGGAGAAACATCAGAAACAATTggaaag ggcacaattagaaaatgagaagaaaaagagggagatggcagaaaaagaaaaggaaagaatagagcgtgaaaaggaagaattaatGGAACGCTTAAGACAAATCGAGGAACAAACAATGAAAGCTCAGAAAG AGCTAGAGGAGCAGACTAGGAGAGCTCTAGAACTGGATCAAGAACGAAAGCGTGCAAAAGAGGAAGCAGAGCGGCTGGAAAAAGAGCGTCGAGCAGCTGAGGAAGCTAAAGCTGCTCTAGCCAAGCAGGCAGCTGATCAGATGAAGAACCAGGAGCAGCTA gCAGCAGAACTTGCTGAATTCACTGCCAAGATTGCACTTCTAGAGgaggccaagaaaaaaaaagaagaggaagccTCAGAATGGCAGCACAAA GCTTTTGCAGCACAAGAGGACttggaaaaaaccaaagaagaaCTGAAATCTGTGATgtctgctcctcctccacctcctcccccgCCAGTTATTCCTCCAACAGAGAATGAACATGATGAACATGATGAGAACAATGCTGAAGCCAGTGCAGAACTGTCTTCTGATGGTGTCATGAATCACAGGAGTGAGGAAGAACGGgtaacagaaacacagaaaaatgaacgTGTTAAGAAACAGCTCCAG GCTTTAAGTTCTGAGTTGGCTCAAGCCAGAGATGaaaccaagaaaacacaaaatgatGTCCTTCATGCTGAGAATGTTAAAGCAGGCCGTGATAAGTACAAGACTCTTCGACAAATCCGACAAGGCAATACAAAGCAGCGTATTGATGAGTTTGAAGCAATGTGA